From a region of the Solanum stenotomum isolate F172 chromosome 2, ASM1918654v1, whole genome shotgun sequence genome:
- the LOC125854277 gene encoding putative late blight resistance protein homolog R1B-23, which translates to MADTVVNFLVENLLQLLSENVALIKGADDEFNNLLEEVQRLKAFLDDASKYHSDSKQWDQLVKDIQKTVHKAEDVIDKFLVQSKQHREKGKVGRFFDKVNHIGIVRDLATEIKGIHDKVKKLRENNQQAFQPRPVLELPKKGVQEQGPSLENDEVVGFDDEASKVIKRLVEGPAESLDIIPVVGMPGLGKTTLARKIYNDPKLSYEFFSIPWVYVGQEYKIKDIYLRILKCFKKSIEDHLNDDVDTLAKVISDFINKGGRCLIVLDDVWEPNVIDHVKKVFAENKKGHRIMMTTRDRYLATYANTEPHDLKFLNGKESFELLEKRVFGKGSCPDELVELGKKIAGNCGGVPLAVVVIAGALRGRPNTNDWVRVQKNVAEHFYKNTQAGCLKFVEMSYNRLPQEVQTCFLYCGVFPRGFDIPSWKLIRLWIAEGLIKPQQTYTPEEIAEFYLNDLVNRNLVILMRKKSDGQIKICRLHDMLHEFCRTEASNKWLFQQMHLTSDQAIPSIQDKDTCRRLCIQPSILNQFLLDKPIAEHVRSFYCFSSEQKQIDLPPNDIKHIHKAFTLIRVLDVEPIKFLFSKDFNQLYHLRYVAISGEFKSLPPSFGKFWNLQTLVINTSTSESTLEVKADIWNLLQLRHFHTNIPAKLPAPATTTGKTSCLQTLSMVAPESCKKDVLAKACLLKKLSIRGQMASFLEPKGGISNLEELKCLEHLKLLNDVLYINKAIHLPPAFFRLVRTVKKLTLVNTRFSWSDANKLAQLEHLEVLKLKENAFIGDSWKPEIGGFSALQVLWIERSDLESWKASSLNFPILRHLVLISCDKLKAVPLGLADIHNFQEMTLNSSKEAVKSAKEIESKKPKFKLTIFPPETDSKDTQ; encoded by the exons ATGGCAGATACAGTGGTGAACTTTCTGGTGGAGAATTTGCTGCAGCTATTAAGCGAAAATGTGGCGTTAATTAAAGGAGCAGATgatgaattcaataatttattgGAAGAAGTTCAACGCCTAAAAGCGTTCCTTGACGATGCTTCGAAATACCACAGCGATAGCAAACAATGGGATCAATTGGTTAAAGATATTCAAAAAACAGTACATAAAGCTGAAGATGTAATTGATAAATTTCTGGTTCAATCGAAACAGCATCGAGAAAAGGGTAAAGTTGGAAGATTTTTTGATAAAGTGAATCATATCGGTATTGTTAGGGATCTTGCAACTGAGATTAAAGGGATTCATGATAAGGTGAAAAAGCTTCGAGAAAATAATCAACAAGCTTTTCAGCCTAGACCAGTTCTTGAGCTCCCTAAAAAAGGTGTCCAGGAACAG GGTCCTTCTTTGGAGAATGATGAAGTGGTCGGGTTTGATGACGAAGCTAGCAAAGTGATCAAGCGACTTGTTGAAGGACCCGCGGAGAGTCTGGATATTATCCCAGTGGTGGGAATGCCAGGACTTGGAAAAACTACACTGGCAAGAAAGATCTATAATGATCCTAAGCTTTCATATGAATTTTTCAGCATCCCTTGGGTTTATGTCGGTCAGGAATACAAAATAAAGGATATTTATCTTAGGATTCTCAAATGCTTCAAAAAAAGCATAGAAGATCATCTCAATGATGATGTGGATACATTAGCTAAGGTAATAagtgattttataaataaaggAGGAAGATGtctcattgttttagatgatgTGTGGGAACCAAATGTCATTGATCATGTAAAGAAAGTTTTCGCAGAAAACAAAAAGGGTCATCGAATCATGATGACCACGCGTGATAGATATCTAGCTACTTATGCCAATACAGAACCTCATGATCTGAAATTCTTGAATGGAAAAGAAAGTTTTGAATTGTTGGAAAAGAGAGTTTTTGGCAAGGGAAGTTGTCCTGATGAATTAGTTGaacttggaaaaaaaattgcagGAAACTGTGGTGGAGTACCACTTGCTGTAGTGGTAATTGCAGGAGCGTTAAGAGGTCGTCCGAATACAAATGATTGGGTAAGAGTTCAGAAAAATGTGGCAGagcatttttataaaaatactcAAGCGGGCTGCTTGAAATTTGTAGAGATGAGTTACAATCGTTTGCCTCAAGAAGTACAGACGTGCTTTTTATACTGCGGTGTCTTTCCTCGAGGCTTTGATATCCCTTCTTGGAAATTGATTCGTTTGTGGATAGCGGAAGGGTTAATAAAGCCTCAACAGACATACACTCCTGAGGAGATTGCTGAGTTTTATTTGAATGATCTTGTCAATAGAAATTTAGTGATATTGATGCGAAAGAAGTCTGATggtcaaataaaaatatgtcgTCTTCACGACATGCTGCATGAGTTCTGCAGAACTGAGGCTAGTAACAAATGGCTTTTTCAGCAAATGCATCTAACATCTGATCAAGCTATTCCTTCTATTCAAGACAAAGATACTTGTCGTCGGTTGTGCATTCAGCCCTCTATTCTGAATCAGTTTCTCCTCGATAAGCCTATTGCAGAACATGTCAGATCTTTCTATTGTTTTTCCTCAGAACAAAAACAAATTGACTTGCCTCCTAATGACATCAAACACATCCACAAAGCATTTACACTTATCAGAGTCTTGGACGTTGAACCCATCAAATTTCTTTTCTCCAAAGATTTTAACCAGTTATATCATTTGAGGTATGTTGCCATCTCAGGGGAATTCAAGTCCCTTCCTCCGTCCTTCGGTAAATTTTGGAATTTACAAACTCTAGTAATCAATACAAGTACCTCAGAGTCCACCCTTGAAGTAAAAGCTGACATATGGAACTTGTTACAGTTAAGGCATTTCCACACCAACATACCTGCAAAATTACCAGCACCTGCTACCACGACCGGTAAAACTTCTTGTCTACAAACTCTTTCTATGGTCGCGCCAGAAAGTTGCAAGAAAGATGTACTAGCAAAGGCTTGTCTTCTGAAAAAATTGAGCATTCGAGGGCAAATGGCATCTTTTCTTGAACCCAAGGGTGGAATCAGCAATCTTGAAGAGCTAAAATGCCTTGAACATTTGAAGCTGTTAAATGATGTTCTTTACATAAATAAAGCAATTCACCTTCCTCCAGCATTCTTCAGACTCGTACGGACAGTGAAGAAGTTAACTTTGGTAAACACAAGGTTTTCTTGGAGCGATGCAAATAAATTGGCACAGTTGGAACACCTGGAAGTCTTAAAGTTGAAGGAAAATGCATTCATAGGTGACTCTTGGAAGCCGGAGATAGGAGGTTTTAGCGCGCTCCAGGTGCTGTGGATTGAAAGGTCAGACTTAGAATCTTGGAAGGCATCAAGTCTTAATTTCCCAATACTTCGGCACCTTGTTCTTATCTCATGTGATAAACTCAAGGCTGTGCCACTTGGATTGGCTGATATACATAACTTTCAAGAGATGACACTGAACAGTAGCAAAGAAGCAGTCAAATCTGCAAAAGAGATAGAAAGCAAGAAACCGAAGTTCAAGCTCACCATATTCCCTCCTGAAACTGATTCCAAGGACACACAGTGA